In the Malaclemys terrapin pileata isolate rMalTer1 chromosome 12, rMalTer1.hap1, whole genome shotgun sequence genome, one interval contains:
- the OGFR gene encoding opioid growth factor receptor isoform X1: protein MAAWMSFRGLEDDEEKEWGSWEYDSTWESEEEEEEGKESQEARADGEEEESSQGWFRGSHQASGAQSRWYCLFRKTYMFLRKVLSELNLSDAQEQRRPAVSSIGYRGFEFLTGRNWTAAKDMQRYRHCYPGLKEREPDAEEEEMWNLSFYKNEIHFLPHGLFIDELLEAWQEDYETLEENHSYIQWLFPLRERGMNWRAKPLTCKEIQAFKKSKEVMQRFIRAYKLMLGFYGINLIDQETGEVQRAENWHQRFRNLDRFSHNNLRITRILKCLGEMGYEHYQVRLVSFFLTETLVCQTLPNVKRSALDYFLFTIRNKQKRRELIHYAWMHFKPQDKFAWGPRKKLQNYKPPSLKSQHCQKAEEEKESVRDKEAVGKNKTNPPNREEKVGDAAYSETNKVTDECTSKEQSKRDAMYVAERGDNVEEKEASLSQLEEKVLSEDLVGLRDGAESECLKESKKRKLEMNRLIGKCTGLLKSPTDIEKISYNLGEFAIDQETTETLPALPEKGDQVTAEEGDVHSEDFKASESSDAPVKRRKVDEAMPENSTVNVAINLDTDTTTCNVQATGAEKGEVSEEDTVVEEINVKTENGAEGASVNSLPGSETNEPGLPSLAGSGSVLRDANSEIQKKAHQCNETLTVSESQVDDREQKEGAEDVHARGETKTLDKNWGQEGLQQSVVESHPEKVSARNVAQEMDCIEDSAKLPLSADHSESGKNIAIAPEQGAEEGHLGPEFKDHGTGIQTPKACGKRCIL from the exons AG TCTAGATGGTATTGTTTATTCAGGAAGACATATATGTTTTTGAGGAAAGTTCTTTCAGAGCTTAATCTTTCAGATGCCCAg gagCAAAGAAGACCAGCCGTCTCATCAATTGGTTATAGAGGTTTTGAG TTCTTGACTGGACGCAACTGGACAGCTGCAAAAGATATGCAGAGATACAGGCATTGTTATCCG GGTTTGAAAGAAAGGGAACCTGATGCTGAAGAGGAGGAGATGTGGAATTTAAGtttttacaaaaatgaaattCACTTTTTGCCTCATG GCTTATTTATTGATGAGCTCCTTGAAGCTTGGCAGGAGGATTACGAGACTCTGGAAGAAAATCATTCTTATATACAATG GTTGTTTCCTTTGCGTGAACGTGGGATGAACTGGCGTGCAAAGCCTCTCACATGTAAAGAAATTCAG GCCTTTAAGAAATCCAAGGAAGTTATGCAAAGATTCATTAGAGCTTACAAACTCATGCTGGGTTTTTATGGAATAAACTTGATCGATCAAGAAACGGGGGAAGTGCAAAGAGCAGAAAACTGGCATCAGAGATTTCGCAACCTTGATCG GTTTAGTCACAACAATTTGCGGATAACTCGTATTCTGAAGTGTCTGGGAGAGATGGGGTATGAACACTATCAAGTACGCCTGGTTAGCTTTTTCCTAACAGAGACGCTTGTTTGCCAAACACTCCCAAATGTTAAGAGAAGTGCCTTGGATTACTTCCTGTTCACCATCAGAAACAAGCAGAAGCGAAGGGAACTGATACACTATGCATGGATGCACTTTAAACCTCAGGATAAGTTTGCATGGGGGCCTCGTAAGAAACTCCAGAACTATAAACCTCCGTCGTTAAAGTCTCAGCACTGCCAAAAGGCTGAGGAAGAGAAGGAATCAGTCAGAGATAAAGAAGCAGTTGGAAAGAACAAAACCAATCCTCCAAACAGGGAGGAGAAAGTTGGAGATGCTGCATACTCAGAAACCAACAAGGTGACTGATGAATGTACCTCAAAGGAACAAAGTAAGCGTGATGCCATGTATGTTGCAGAGCGAGGAGACAACGTAGAAGAGAAAGAAGCCTCACTTTCCCAGCTAGAAGAGAAGGTTCTGAGTGAGGACCTTGTGGGCCTGAGGGATGGAGCAGAGAGTGAATGCCTAAAGGAAAGCAAGAAAAGAAAGCTTGAGATGAACAGATTAATTGGAAAGTGCACAGGGCTATTGAAAAGTCCCACTGATATTGAGAAGATCTCTTATAACCTAGGGGAATTTGCTATCGATCAAGAGACCACAGAGACTCTTCCAGCATTGCCAGAAAAGGGTGACCAAGTAACAGCTGAAGAAGGTGACGTCCATAGTGAAGACTTCAAGGCGTCTGAGTCATCTGATGCACCTGTAAAAAGAAGGAAAGTTGATGAGGCAATGCCAGAAAACAGTACTGTAAATGTGGCAATAAACCTGGACACGGACACCACTACCTGCAACGTCCAAGCAACAggggctgagaaaggagaagttAGTGAGGAAGACACGGTTGTGGAAGAAATTAATGTGAAAACTGAGAATGGTGCTGAAGGTGCATCTGTGAATTCATTGCCTGGTTCTGAGACGAATGAGCCTGGTCTGCCTTCTCTGGCAGGCAGTGGCTCAGTGCTACGTGACGCAAATTCAGAAATACAAAAAAAAGCGCACCAATGTAATGAAACTCTAACGGTAAGTGAAAGCCAGGTAGACGACAGAGAACAGAAAGAAGGAGCAGAAGATGTTCATGCAAGAGGGGAAACAAAAACCCTGGACAAGAACTGGGGCCAAGAGGGTCTTCAGCAGAGTGTGGTGGAATCTCATCCTGAAAAAGTCAGTGCTAGGAATGTAGCACAAGAAATGGATTGTATTGAGGATTCAGCAAAACTGCCATTGTCTGCTGATCATTCAGAGAGTGGCAAAAACATTGCAATAGCACCAGAGCAAGGGGCGGAGGAAGGACATTTAGGTCCTGAATTCAAGGATCATGGAACAGGGATTCAGACTCCAAAGGCATGTGGAAAAAGATGTATCCTTTAA
- the OGFR gene encoding opioid growth factor receptor isoform X2, whose translation MAAWMSFRGLEDDEEKEWGSWEYDSTWESEEEEEEGKESQEARADGEEEESSQGWFRGSHQASGAQEQRRPAVSSIGYRGFEFLTGRNWTAAKDMQRYRHCYPGLKEREPDAEEEEMWNLSFYKNEIHFLPHGLFIDELLEAWQEDYETLEENHSYIQWLFPLRERGMNWRAKPLTCKEIQAFKKSKEVMQRFIRAYKLMLGFYGINLIDQETGEVQRAENWHQRFRNLDRFSHNNLRITRILKCLGEMGYEHYQVRLVSFFLTETLVCQTLPNVKRSALDYFLFTIRNKQKRRELIHYAWMHFKPQDKFAWGPRKKLQNYKPPSLKSQHCQKAEEEKESVRDKEAVGKNKTNPPNREEKVGDAAYSETNKVTDECTSKEQSKRDAMYVAERGDNVEEKEASLSQLEEKVLSEDLVGLRDGAESECLKESKKRKLEMNRLIGKCTGLLKSPTDIEKISYNLGEFAIDQETTETLPALPEKGDQVTAEEGDVHSEDFKASESSDAPVKRRKVDEAMPENSTVNVAINLDTDTTTCNVQATGAEKGEVSEEDTVVEEINVKTENGAEGASVNSLPGSETNEPGLPSLAGSGSVLRDANSEIQKKAHQCNETLTVSESQVDDREQKEGAEDVHARGETKTLDKNWGQEGLQQSVVESHPEKVSARNVAQEMDCIEDSAKLPLSADHSESGKNIAIAPEQGAEEGHLGPEFKDHGTGIQTPKACGKRCIL comes from the exons AG gagCAAAGAAGACCAGCCGTCTCATCAATTGGTTATAGAGGTTTTGAG TTCTTGACTGGACGCAACTGGACAGCTGCAAAAGATATGCAGAGATACAGGCATTGTTATCCG GGTTTGAAAGAAAGGGAACCTGATGCTGAAGAGGAGGAGATGTGGAATTTAAGtttttacaaaaatgaaattCACTTTTTGCCTCATG GCTTATTTATTGATGAGCTCCTTGAAGCTTGGCAGGAGGATTACGAGACTCTGGAAGAAAATCATTCTTATATACAATG GTTGTTTCCTTTGCGTGAACGTGGGATGAACTGGCGTGCAAAGCCTCTCACATGTAAAGAAATTCAG GCCTTTAAGAAATCCAAGGAAGTTATGCAAAGATTCATTAGAGCTTACAAACTCATGCTGGGTTTTTATGGAATAAACTTGATCGATCAAGAAACGGGGGAAGTGCAAAGAGCAGAAAACTGGCATCAGAGATTTCGCAACCTTGATCG GTTTAGTCACAACAATTTGCGGATAACTCGTATTCTGAAGTGTCTGGGAGAGATGGGGTATGAACACTATCAAGTACGCCTGGTTAGCTTTTTCCTAACAGAGACGCTTGTTTGCCAAACACTCCCAAATGTTAAGAGAAGTGCCTTGGATTACTTCCTGTTCACCATCAGAAACAAGCAGAAGCGAAGGGAACTGATACACTATGCATGGATGCACTTTAAACCTCAGGATAAGTTTGCATGGGGGCCTCGTAAGAAACTCCAGAACTATAAACCTCCGTCGTTAAAGTCTCAGCACTGCCAAAAGGCTGAGGAAGAGAAGGAATCAGTCAGAGATAAAGAAGCAGTTGGAAAGAACAAAACCAATCCTCCAAACAGGGAGGAGAAAGTTGGAGATGCTGCATACTCAGAAACCAACAAGGTGACTGATGAATGTACCTCAAAGGAACAAAGTAAGCGTGATGCCATGTATGTTGCAGAGCGAGGAGACAACGTAGAAGAGAAAGAAGCCTCACTTTCCCAGCTAGAAGAGAAGGTTCTGAGTGAGGACCTTGTGGGCCTGAGGGATGGAGCAGAGAGTGAATGCCTAAAGGAAAGCAAGAAAAGAAAGCTTGAGATGAACAGATTAATTGGAAAGTGCACAGGGCTATTGAAAAGTCCCACTGATATTGAGAAGATCTCTTATAACCTAGGGGAATTTGCTATCGATCAAGAGACCACAGAGACTCTTCCAGCATTGCCAGAAAAGGGTGACCAAGTAACAGCTGAAGAAGGTGACGTCCATAGTGAAGACTTCAAGGCGTCTGAGTCATCTGATGCACCTGTAAAAAGAAGGAAAGTTGATGAGGCAATGCCAGAAAACAGTACTGTAAATGTGGCAATAAACCTGGACACGGACACCACTACCTGCAACGTCCAAGCAACAggggctgagaaaggagaagttAGTGAGGAAGACACGGTTGTGGAAGAAATTAATGTGAAAACTGAGAATGGTGCTGAAGGTGCATCTGTGAATTCATTGCCTGGTTCTGAGACGAATGAGCCTGGTCTGCCTTCTCTGGCAGGCAGTGGCTCAGTGCTACGTGACGCAAATTCAGAAATACAAAAAAAAGCGCACCAATGTAATGAAACTCTAACGGTAAGTGAAAGCCAGGTAGACGACAGAGAACAGAAAGAAGGAGCAGAAGATGTTCATGCAAGAGGGGAAACAAAAACCCTGGACAAGAACTGGGGCCAAGAGGGTCTTCAGCAGAGTGTGGTGGAATCTCATCCTGAAAAAGTCAGTGCTAGGAATGTAGCACAAGAAATGGATTGTATTGAGGATTCAGCAAAACTGCCATTGTCTGCTGATCATTCAGAGAGTGGCAAAAACATTGCAATAGCACCAGAGCAAGGGGCGGAGGAAGGACATTTAGGTCCTGAATTCAAGGATCATGGAACAGGGATTCAGACTCCAAAGGCATGTGGAAAAAGATGTATCCTTTAA